Part of the Paenibacillus terrae HPL-003 genome is shown below.
CACATCCTGCGATGCACGTTACGGTCATTTGTTGTTTTGAACCAATGACAATGTCTAGGGAGATCAATACGGGTGGACAGCTGAAAAGCCCTGTCAATTCTGACAAGGGGACTTCAAAAGTTTGTCCTGCGGTCACCCACCTGCTAAAGCAGGTTCAGAAGACGCTATGGTCGGACGGCATCGGCGGGTACTCTATAATGTAATCAACACACCCTGATACTGCTCCGTGCAGAAACAAGGTGTTTTTTGTATGTAACAATGCTAAAATAAGAAATAAGGTACTAGGGTCGCATACCGCAGGTATGATCGGGTTCACTTTGTTGTTTTAACGTTTTTATAAAGCGCTTGCAGCAAAGGGAAATCGATGTGCTGTATTCAGCAACGATTATCATGAAGGAGGAAATGTCTTGTCGTTGAAGAGGACTCTGGTGGGGATTGTGCGCAGCCAAGAAGGTACAAGCGACCGGGTCAAAGACCCCCATATGAAGACACGTTATTATAACTTATCGAGAGACAAGGCCTGGGAAGAGGTATCGTCCGTTTTAAAAAAGATTCCTGGCTACAAGGTGCTGCATGAGGTGCCATCCGTAGGTGAAATTACGCTTGAGAAGCGAACGGCATTCGGCAGAACTGTGGACATTACCGTTTCTATATTGTCCGTCTCGCCAGTTCGAAGCGCTGTGGATATTTATTCCGCTTCACGTGGATCGCTGGGGGACATGGGTGCAAATTATCGCATTATTTTGCAGTTGTTCGCTGTGATTGACAAGAAGCTGTCCGCTCATAAGGTTGTACAGTGATTGCAGACGTGTGAGCAGCAAAGTGGCAGACAAACGTAAAAAAAGCGAGGAAGGCAGCCCTTCACTCGCTTTTTTAATATTCGAATCACATCAACGTAAGTGGCATGAATTAAACGAGCTTCTTCACCGCTGCAATCGCCTGCTC
Proteins encoded:
- a CDS encoding DUF1499 domain-containing protein, which gives rise to MSLKRTLVGIVRSQEGTSDRVKDPHMKTRYYNLSRDKAWEEVSSVLKKIPGYKVLHEVPSVGEITLEKRTAFGRTVDITVSILSVSPVRSAVDIYSASRGSLGDMGANYRIILQLFAVIDKKLSAHKVVQ